From a region of the Micropterus dolomieu isolate WLL.071019.BEF.003 ecotype Adirondacks linkage group LG21, ASM2129224v1, whole genome shotgun sequence genome:
- the LOC123959591 gene encoding purpurin-like: MDFQIFALVLLFLACVEQSLASCVVDSFTVKEDFDPKRYAGKWYALQKKDPEGLFLQDNISAEYTVGDDGAMVASSRGRVTLFGFWVVCADMAAQYSVPDPGTPGKMFMNYQGLASYLSSGGDNYWVIDTDYDNYAITYACRSLKDDGSCDDGYALVFSRSPRGLPPAIQRLVRQKQEEICMAGEFQPVLQSGAC, encoded by the exons ATGGACTTCCAAATCTTTGCCCTGGTGCTATTGTTCCTGGCCTGTGTGGAGCAGAGCCTCGCCTCCTGCGTGGTGGACAGCTTCACAGTCAAAGAGGACTTTGACCCCAAAAGA TATGCAGGAAAGTGGTATGCTCTGCAGAAGAAGGATCCCGAGGGTTTGTTCCTGCAAGACAACATCTCTGCTGAATACACTGTTGGAGACGATGGTGCCATGGTTGCCTCCTCCAGAGGCAGAGTCACTCTCTTCGG GTTCTGGGTTGTGTGCGCTGACATGGCTGCTCAGTACTCAGTGCCCGACCCCGGCACCCCCGGCAAGATGTTCATGAACTACCAGGGACTGGCCAGCTACCTGTCCAGTGGCG GTGACAACTACTGGGTCATTGACACAGACTATGACAACTACGCCATCACCTATGCCTGCCGCAGCCTGAAGGATGACGGAAGCTGCGACGACGGCTACGCCCTGGTCTTCTCCCGCAGCCCCCGTGGCCTCCCGCCTGCCATCCAGAGACTCGTCCGCcaaaaacaggaggaaatctgcaTGGCCGGAGAGTTCCAGCCTGTGCTGCAGTCTG GAGCTTGCTAA